A single region of the Pontimicrobium sp. SW4 genome encodes:
- a CDS encoding cation transporter, translating to MKKVLVLTIMLLGVTSFAQNKNAKASLEVDGICLMCKERIEKASVKTKGVKSAVWDVKTHELKLIFDERKTNLDAIRKNIVAVGHDTKELKATDEAYNSVHPCCKYRDEDVKKDHENETKTKTKN from the coding sequence ATGAAAAAAGTATTAGTATTAACAATTATGTTACTTGGAGTAACATCATTTGCACAAAACAAAAACGCAAAGGCATCGCTTGAAGTGGATGGAATTTGTTTAATGTGTAAAGAGCGAATAGAAAAAGCCAGTGTGAAAACTAAAGGTGTGAAATCGGCAGTTTGGGATGTAAAAACTCACGAACTTAAATTAATTTTCGACGAGCGTAAAACAAATTTAGATGCTATTAGAAAAAATATTGTAGCTGTAGGTCACGACACCAAAGAACTTAAAGCTACAGACGAAGCTTATAACAGTGTGCATCCTTGCTGTAAATATAGAGATGAGGATGTAAAAAAAGACCACGAAAACGAAACAAAAACAAAAACAAAAAATTAA
- a CDS encoding TonB-dependent receptor: MKRILYILLLMPIFMFSQEELKGVILEANEKNEQIPLPGANVYWLNTTVGDVTDIDGKFSIPYKKEYKKLVISYVGFTTDTIDIVNSRTVKHWLKPTSNLDEVTIKGRKKATATSYFASQNVINVSSDELLKAACCNLSESFETNPSIDVNFADAVSGTRQIKMLGLTSPYILITTENVPSIRGASQAYGLSFIPGTWVESIQITKGAGSAVNGFESIAGQINAELKKPLTDDKLFVNLFAAGSERVELNTHLNTKVSKKWSTGLYLHGNTHNKKHDVNDDGFLDMPLYHQINVMNRWQYIDNEKGFVSFLNVRYLDDDKQSGQVNFNPKTDKLTTNAWGSEIDTKRIDLSGKFGYVNPEIPYQKLGVQLAYSNHEQESYFGLNEYNIKHNSFYANVVYNSIISDSRHKVKTGISYASDVYDEDVNTNNFARNENSVGTFFEYAYDNLEALNLTAGVRVDHSNLLGTFITPRIHLRYTPWEKSAFRASIGRGKRSANIFAENQKLFATSRVINLVDTDGDIYGLDPEIAWNYGVSYLQGFNLFGQKADITFDFYRTDFKNQVVVDYENSQEVSFYNLKEDSYANSFQTELNYNISEGLDLRLAYKFYDVKTQYNSGELEKPLTPKHRVFANLSYETKIKNNSRWKFDTTFNRLSKQRFSSTQNNPLEYQLSDYSGTLATLNAQVTRVFSEKFEVYLGGENITNVKQNNPVVAADNPFSSSFDTTFVYGPIFGSNYYAGLRLKIN, from the coding sequence TTGAAACGTATACTATACATACTGCTTTTAATGCCAATCTTTATGTTTTCTCAAGAAGAACTTAAAGGGGTAATATTAGAAGCAAACGAAAAAAATGAACAAATACCATTGCCAGGAGCAAATGTGTATTGGTTAAATACAACCGTTGGCGATGTTACTGATATTGATGGAAAGTTTAGCATTCCTTATAAAAAGGAATATAAAAAACTTGTAATTAGTTATGTTGGCTTTACAACAGATACTATTGATATTGTTAATTCAAGAACGGTAAAGCATTGGTTGAAGCCAACATCAAATCTAGATGAAGTTACTATTAAAGGAAGAAAAAAAGCCACAGCAACATCATATTTCGCATCACAAAATGTGATTAATGTGAGTAGTGACGAGTTGTTAAAAGCTGCTTGTTGCAATCTATCGGAAAGTTTTGAAACCAACCCTTCGATAGACGTCAATTTTGCCGATGCAGTATCTGGAACACGGCAAATAAAAATGTTGGGTTTAACAAGTCCTTATATATTAATTACAACCGAAAATGTACCGTCTATAAGAGGTGCATCCCAAGCCTATGGTTTAAGTTTTATTCCTGGAACTTGGGTAGAGAGTATTCAAATTACCAAAGGAGCAGGAAGCGCTGTTAACGGTTTCGAAAGCATTGCAGGACAGATAAATGCAGAATTAAAAAAACCACTAACAGACGATAAACTTTTTGTTAACTTATTTGCCGCAGGAAGCGAGCGTGTAGAACTTAATACACATTTAAACACGAAAGTCAGTAAAAAATGGTCAACAGGATTATATCTTCATGGAAATACACATAACAAAAAGCATGATGTAAACGATGATGGTTTTTTAGATATGCCTTTGTATCATCAAATTAATGTGATGAATCGTTGGCAGTATATTGATAATGAAAAAGGCTTCGTGAGTTTTTTAAATGTTCGATATCTAGACGATGACAAGCAATCAGGACAGGTAAATTTTAACCCAAAAACTGATAAGCTGACCACTAATGCTTGGGGTAGTGAAATAGATACCAAGCGTATTGATTTGTCAGGTAAATTTGGTTATGTGAATCCAGAAATTCCATACCAAAAACTAGGTGTGCAATTAGCTTATAGTAATCATGAGCAAGAGTCATATTTTGGATTGAATGAATACAACATAAAGCATAATAGTTTTTATGCAAATGTGGTGTATAATTCTATAATAAGCGATTCTAGACACAAAGTTAAAACAGGAATTAGTTATGCTAGTGATGTTTATGATGAAGATGTAAACACGAATAACTTTGCAAGAAATGAAAACTCGGTTGGTACATTTTTTGAATATGCTTATGATAATTTAGAAGCTTTAAATTTAACAGCTGGAGTACGAGTAGATCACAGCAATTTACTTGGTACATTTATAACACCTAGAATTCATCTAAGATATACACCTTGGGAAAAGTCGGCATTTAGAGCTTCTATTGGTAGAGGAAAACGAAGTGCTAATATTTTTGCCGAAAACCAAAAACTGTTTGCTACTTCTAGAGTTATTAATCTAGTTGATACTGATGGTGATATTTATGGATTAGATCCAGAAATTGCATGGAACTATGGTGTGTCGTATTTACAAGGATTTAATTTATTTGGACAAAAAGCAGATATAACGTTTGATTTTTATAGAACCGATTTTAAAAATCAGGTCGTAGTAGATTACGAAAACTCGCAAGAAGTTAGTTTTTATAATTTAAAAGAGGATAGTTATGCCAATAGTTTTCAAACAGAATTAAACTACAATATATCAGAAGGATTAGATTTGAGATTAGCGTATAAATTCTATGATGTAAAAACACAATATAACTCAGGTGAGTTAGAAAAACCATTAACACCAAAACATCGAGTTTTTGCTAATCTGTCATATGAAACTAAAATAAAAAACAACTCAAGATGGAAATTCGATACGACATTTAATAGACTAAGTAAACAACGTTTTTCTTCGACTCAAAATAATCCTTTAGAATATCAGTTATCTGATTATTCAGGAACACTTGCAACACTTAATGCCCAAGTAACTAGAGTGTTTTCTGAAAAATTTGAAGTATATTTAGGTGGTGAAAATATCACGAATGTAAAACAAAATAACCCAGTAGTTGCTGCCGATAATCCATTTAGTAGTAGTTTTGATACTACATTTGTTTATGGTCCAATTTTTGGAAGTAACTATTATGCAGGTTTAAGATTAAAAATAAATTAA
- a CDS encoding exosortase F system-associated protein encodes MHKWLKYILILVLVFLLALIRFFEDYLFYDPYLQFFENDYLYIDSPRRETLKLVLFTTLRYILNSIISISILFIAFKSKSVVKFATIIYVIAYLFLLAAFLYFVINPKQEDYYLFFNIRRFLIQPLILVVLLPAFYYNKIKG; translated from the coding sequence ATGCATAAGTGGTTAAAATACATACTAATTCTTGTTTTAGTGTTTTTACTTGCGTTAATAAGATTTTTTGAAGATTACTTGTTTTACGACCCTTACTTGCAATTTTTTGAGAATGATTACTTGTATATTGATTCTCCACGAAGAGAAACTTTAAAATTGGTACTTTTTACAACCTTGAGGTATATATTAAATTCAATAATTTCAATTAGCATTTTGTTTATTGCTTTTAAAAGTAAAAGTGTTGTCAAGTTTGCAACTATTATTTATGTAATTGCATATTTGTTCCTGTTGGCAGCATTTCTTTATTTTGTAATAAACCCTAAGCAAGAAGATTATTATCTATTTTTTAATATTCGTAGATTTTTAATTCAACCTTTAATTCTAGTAGTTTTACTACCAGCATTTTATTACAATAAAATAAAGGGTTAA
- the xrtF gene encoding exosortase family protein XrtF, with protein MQALFVKYKSVIKFILTFVLVYAVLSMSYKLYLDYSDGSKYYPDYVTNLTAKQSESLLDSLGYNASIEVHPDEPSMKLIINNKYVARVIEGCNSVSVIVLFISFIIAFSGRLKPTIIYLLAGSVLIYAVNLMRIVILSIGLFHYPWRRDILHNIIFPLIIYGIVFLLWMVWVNRFATLKKQNA; from the coding sequence TTGCAAGCACTTTTCGTTAAATATAAGTCGGTTATAAAATTCATCCTAACATTTGTGTTGGTGTATGCAGTTTTATCGATGTCTTATAAGTTGTATTTAGATTATTCTGATGGCTCAAAATATTACCCAGATTATGTTACAAACCTTACGGCAAAGCAAAGCGAATCGCTTTTGGATTCTCTAGGCTATAATGCATCAATTGAAGTACATCCTGATGAACCATCTATGAAATTAATCATCAATAACAAATATGTGGCACGAGTTATAGAAGGTTGTAATTCAGTAAGTGTTATTGTGTTATTTATATCGTTTATCATTGCTTTTTCTGGACGATTAAAGCCAACAATTATTTACTTACTTGCTGGAAGTGTATTGATCTATGCAGTTAATTTAATGCGAATCGTTATTCTATCCATAGGTTTGTTTCATTATCCTTGGCGACGCGATATTTTGCACAACATTATTTTTCCGTTAATTATTTACGGAATAGTATTTTTACTTTGGATGGTTTGGGTAAACCGTTTTGCTACGTTAAAAAAACAAAATGCATAA
- a CDS encoding GAF domain-containing protein gives MELKTLEPKITEIVSNTNETVENRLYNICKLLETNISYYNWVGFYFKNGDKEELKLGPYVGEPTDHTIIPFGKGICGQVAVSNENFVVPDVAAQHNYIACSITVKAEIVIPIFVNGENIGQIDIDSNTPDPFTEADERFLEFVCKEVSEILV, from the coding sequence ATGGAACTCAAAACTCTTGAACCAAAAATAACCGAAATTGTTTCAAACACAAATGAAACTGTTGAAAATCGGTTGTACAACATCTGTAAGTTGCTAGAAACCAATATTAGCTACTATAATTGGGTTGGTTTTTATTTTAAAAATGGTGACAAGGAAGAGCTAAAACTAGGTCCTTATGTTGGAGAACCAACAGATCATACTATTATTCCATTTGGAAAAGGTATTTGCGGACAAGTGGCTGTGAGTAATGAAAATTTTGTGGTTCCGGATGTAGCAGCACAACACAATTATATAGCTTGTAGCATTACTGTAAAAGCCGAAATTGTAATCCCAATTTTTGTAAATGGTGAAAATATTGGACAAATAGACATAGACTCTAACACACCTGACCCTTTTACTGAAGCAGACGAACGCTTTTTGGAGTTTGTATGTAAAGAGGTTTCTGAAATCTTGGTTTAA